One Heteronotia binoei isolate CCM8104 ecotype False Entrance Well chromosome 3, APGP_CSIRO_Hbin_v1, whole genome shotgun sequence genomic window, TCCATATATTTCATTGGTGTACTAATAAATGTCTGATTCGTGAGAGGGATTTGTGATTAATTTATTCCCCCATTGCAACTATTTTTTTTACACCAACTCTGAACAGAACATCTAAAAAATATTTTAGAGTATAACCTACCTTAAGTATAAGGAAAAAAATACTGACATGGAATGGACTTCTATAGCAATTGGATACAGTGGGTATTCAGGTTGAAAGAAATGCCTTTGTTTGCTGTTTTTCCTCTGCTGAGAAAATGGAATTTGAATGGAAAAGTAAATCACTGCAACCCACAGTTTTGAAGcagagtattttttttctttctttctttcaattaaCCTTATTCCAAACCATATGGTCACAGGTTGTAAAATGTTAAGTGAAGTTTGTGATTCTCACAAGGCAAGATAAGAATGGGACAGCACAGAGGTCCCCTTTATATAATAACCAACTGGGATGAATTTTGTGACAAGGCAGCTGAATAACATATTTCAGGGTTACCAAAAATAATATGATATGTTACGGATTATGATACAGGGCAATTGTGTTTTGTGTTTCTTTATAAAGTGGATTGTTGTCCTACATTGGATCTCTGAGTGAAGCAAAGTGAAGGATGCTGACACAATCAATAAACTTCTCCCTTAAAGGGAGTAAAAATAAGTTCAGAGATTCTTTGAATAACATTATCCtatttctttgcttttcttcccagtgcTTAGTAATATTGCCACAGAAAGTGATTCCAGATAATTTGTAACAATACAAAAACATTAAAGGTTCAGCATGCAAACGTGCATGCTATAATTCTCAAATCAATTTGAGCAATTATCTTCATTAAGCTAGAATTATAGAGAATGGTGCACCCAGAGAATCAAACAGGACTGATCTGTTCACCTCTCCTGGAAGCAaagtctatagcaggggtccaTAACCTATGACTCCAGAGTCAAATGTGGTCCAATATAGAACCAAATATGgaattaaaaatgaaatcttcaaCATATATAGCAAGAGTAGGTGCAGTGCTAAAATAACCAGTATGTGAAGGGAATGGTGGGCAAAGTTTTGAGGGGGTTAAAGGGCTTCTTTGAAATGTGGAATAGAAACTGAAATGTGTTTTTCCCTGCTAGTAGAGGGCATTGGGAGTGGGACTGTGGACCGGAGTGATGCTCTTGCCCATCATGAGGAGCAGCTTGGGCCTCACCACCTGTAGCATTCAACATACAATGGCAAGACAAACTCATCATAAACATGAACCTGATTTTCATGACAAATACGGCAACATCATTCTGTTTGGTGGCACTGTGTCTTGTGCCTCTTTTTGGATATATGCTATGACACAAATTGGGATTGTGTGGAATTTGTCTCCTGTTGGCTGAGTGACCCCAAAAGAATGGAGAGAAAAATAGAAGTGGCTTCATATATCTGTCTTTGAAATATTGGGTAGGGGTGGAATATCCATACGAGTCCTCAGGAcatggtggtcagaccatggcactgcctcggcagaaatctgatccactacaattcctgctgcaaagatcaggtctaatgtgtgcccagcccgATGCATAGGcattgttatatattgggagactcctagtgctttccatggcagcactggaacTTTGCCATGgcgattttaaattttttattatatggactatatttattaagctagaggatgtttgaccgctactgtattatttgtcatatctcattattcatacaaatgtcctatattttattttcacatttattttttaaatatcttatgttttacttatttaggtccatcttgatttttacaatttttatgtggttgttgttggcctgcattgttcTGTGTATTTGgccatggaccgtaataaagcaaactgaactgaacaatGGCGACGTACTTGCGACAAAgctatgagaacatcttataggtcatttatgcggacctatgagatggcagtctgggccacaaagaagacttactttgcttcccagattgcatctgcgacctcgcgcccagcacaattgtttagtagaattcggtcattaacaactttaccgcatggtaaacaaaacatttgagaattggaaattggctgtgaggcttttgtgagttttttcgcagataaggtctcgtcgcttcGATGTGACCTTCctgccataattgatacagtgaaagaacttggggcaccgagcatgtcttctggtccaattctagattccttcaatccactcagcctggaggaagtcgacaggatcctttttgctgtaagCCCTATGACGTGTGGGTTGGAcctgtgcccatcctggcttataaaagctagccaggcgttgctacgtgaaccactacaaggtattgtcaacagatccctggtagaagggaccTTTCCCACTCCTCTTAACGAGGCTGTGatctgtcccctcttgaaaaaatcatctgcagatccggccgtattggcaaactatcagctGGTATCAAAcattccctttttgggtaaggttatagagcgggtggtggcaactcagctacagggattcctggaggacacttccgcactggatccattccagtccggctttcagccaggtcacgggacgaagacagttctggtcactctcatagatgacttcatgtgacatctggatcggggcggctcagcagtgctgttattattagacctgtcagctgccttTGATACAGTTGGCCATCAactactgactagccaccttgctgatgtggggattcaggggtccgccttacagtggttgacctcctttctccaagatcagggacaaagggtggtgataggggaggaatcatcccaaaggcactcacttatatgtggtgtgccacagggtgcagttctgtccccgatgttattcaacatctatatgcgctcccttgcccagattgtcaggaggtatggactgggttgtcaccaatatgcagacgacacccaggtCTATCTATTGATgagtggccagtctgactgtaccccagaaaatctagacctggctcttcaagctgtagcatcttggctcaggctgagttggctgAAGCAGAATCCGATGAAGATgaaggttctctacctgagtcagggtggtctgggggggggggagatccttctgccggctcttgatggggtgtcactaataccggcccctaaggtcaagagcttgggcgtgctccttgagtcctcccttccaatggaggcccaagtagcagcccgcctttggcggtggagggcgggatataagaataaaacttacttacttactattagatctgccttttttcatctgtggcaggtgcggcagttggcccctttcctggagcacaacaacttagcaatggtgatccatgctacagtcacctcaagaatagatcactgtaatgttctctacatggggctacccttgatgctgactcagaaactacagctagtgtagAACACTGCAgaatggctgttaatgaggctccctcgatgggagcacattcggccagtgctgaaagagctgcactggctacctattgtgttccgagtccgtttcaaggtgttggtattgacctttaaagccctttatggtcagggacctggctatctacgggaccgcctttctccacatattccccagagagcactgcattcagggacaaaaaaatctattgtccatccctggaccaaaggaggctaggttgcatttGACACAAGCTatggccttctcggtggcagcaccagaattgtggaatgctctcccggaggccataagggccctgcagaatctttctactttccgtagggcctgtaagaccgaattgttttgacaggcctttgatatttaactgggagagagctgccacctcaCATTATATAGAGTACTTGGTGATCACTGTCTGAAAAGAAGAACCCACCTATATTGTACATTGtagcgatacagcaccatgaaatgttttattggtttttaacttgtgaaaatgaatgttgtgagccgccctgagtccgcttgtggagagggtgggatagaaatttaatgtaatgaataaataataaacaaaccaTCAACTTATCTGAGCTTTCATTGGAACACACTTCTGCCATGCCTCTTATGGCACAATTTATTTCATTGTCACCTAAAATGTAATAAATgtattaagaaagaaagaaagaaagaaagaaagaaagaaagaaagaaagaaagaaagaaagaaagaaagaaagaaagaaagaaagaaagaaagaaagaaagaaagaaagaaagaaagaaatgatagAGGTGATTACTTGCCAGTAATCCAAGTGTGAATTAATTTATGACGATGCATGCAAACAATTATACAGGGTGTGACTGTTTATTCTTATTCTGAAAACTCAGGTGTTTACTTTCTTATAAAGAACTTGCAGCAACCATTGTTCGGCCTGCAGAAATTTGATGGATTATTAATCAATTAACAGTAATGTTGGTATGGATATTATCAGTTTTGCAAATGGGATTTCTTATACTGGCTCATAATTGAGCTCTTGCTCAAGAAGTTGATGCAGTTTGACTTTAATTATAAAAGGTTGCATGTTGACTCCTATCTACAGTGATGGGAGAGGGAAAAGTTCCCTTAGCATTTGCTGGTGTAGCTGCCCACAGGATTATTTTGGGATTTTTCAAGATATTGGAAATACGTTTGCCCATTGATCCTACCTATTCTCAAAGGTTTAAGAACAATAAAAACCTTTTTGTAAAAGAAATCAACCCTTTTAAAAATCCTCCATCCATCTGCAGTTTTGGCATGTTTGAGCAAGAAAACCTTACAATACTATTTAAATGGCACCAAGGCACTTAAAAAAACCGTATGTGCACAATTAATGTCCAATGCTAATCCTGAGTAATTGACCAGATAGGTTCTATTCAGTTTTTTTCCTAACTCACATCATAGTAACTCAAATGTCTTCTAAAGGTTTTCGAAACAGAATATGATCCAATTTTCAGTCAATTTTGATTGACTGATCAATTGGTTGTTCTCTCAGCCTATTCCACACAATGTAATGATCTATTGGAGAGTGAAAAGCAAATgagtttctttcccccccccactgTATATGTCAACAACGCAAGATGCAAATCCAGTAGGAAATGCCATGGTTTTGTACTATTGACTAGTATATCTTAGCTTACCATAAATAGGGCATGGAAAAGGTTCTTAAAGTAacataacaaaaaaaaagaacagacatTGCTACCTATATTTGCCTAGATTAGAACAGAACATCATTATGATTCTTGGGTTATAGATACTGTAATACAGATTGTCCTAGAAAAGGCAAAGTTCAGCCGTTCTTAAGAAACTGAATTGCATTGACTTTTTGGTTTGCACTGGAATGTGACAGTAAAACCTCAGTAAAACTGTGTGCTCCTGAAACCTTATTGCCACTTTGGTTCTTTGCTAGATTACTGCCTTCCTCTGTGGGCATGAACACCAACCATATTTTTTGTTCGTTTTGGttcgtggctgaaccatgaactcaACCATAAATCAATACTGTGGTTCACAAATTGAACCAGTTCATAttagttcatgagccatttaaagtaaAGCGTTTTACAAGGAACAGAAAGCATGGGGCCTTTTACACCAAACAGGTGAGTGGCAAGGAGCGCCTTCCTGCTCAGTTGTTTGGTTTAAAGGgccctctgctttctgctttctgctccctgtgactCCCTGCTccatgaggagcagaaagcagagatttcaagcatttaaacccctgctttttgctctaTCATGAACCCCCacgaactgcatcaaaatttgtggaaaatggtggcagttcttcagttcacaacATTGctacatgaaccacaaactggccaaaatccatgatgaaatttaatttggcaactggttcatgcccattcctttGTACCAGATTTTAGTCCACCTTAACAAGATGCCAGAATATAACATTTCAGCAACCCCTTCAGCAGAGATCAGATGACACAAGAAGCTAATAGGGTCCTACCTGTTTTCATAAAGCTTCAGAGTCTCATCTGTTTTTGCTTTGTAAATTGTTTTCAGACTACCTGCCTACAAATACATTTTCTGACTCATATGCTTTCCAGATCACTACCTGTCTCTGTGCTGTCCAAGGACTACATTCATGGAGCAACTGGGGTTATCTATCTCTGTGGCTATCCCCACAGTCCACATAGCATGCCAAGAGAACCCTGAACAGGTGGCAGAGTTCACAGCTGGTAAAAGTTGCACAATGGCTCATTTGGCATGAGAATTCCTTTTACAAGTACTGTTATCTACATTGTTGTTTAATATTAATTTTACTTTTACTTACTTACATTAATGCACTACATTGGCAATATGGGATGCAACAGGACTTGGGAGATATCAGTTCAGTTCCATACTTCTCTTTATTATTGACTTGGAAGGTCCCTTTGAACTGTTGCTTCCCCAATGCATATCTAGGggtatttctaaaattaaccgAGTTGTATGAAACCAAAACTAAACTACAAGTCTTATACTCAGGTGCCACAAACTTCTCTGTACATACTGTTTTGTTTTCAGAGAATTTCAGCTTTCTTTATAAAACAATTTCCTTTTGTGAAAACTCCCTGTCTGTCCATTGTTGCAAAATTAGGCTGTTCAAGCTCTTCTCCATGTCTTGTTTTATTAATCTGAAAGCTGCTCATCCCTGGAAAGTTGTGTCCCATCTTGATCATGTATGCTAGGACTTCATGATACCAGCCTGGTCTTATATTGTTCATAAAATGGTTTGCCTCTGGACAACCCATATACCTTAGACTTCAGTTTTTTCTTCCTCCTTGCTACCTTGGCTAATTGCAAGAATTAAGTTGTAACAAGTTGTAAAGCAAACTTAATTTCTGAAAATAAGTTTAATGGTAAAGGAGATGTACTATCTAAATAACATTGGTTATTACCATTAATCTCTAGCTGGAGCAGCTAGATCCTGAATAGTAGCTGGTGACCCAAATATAAAAGCAGAACATCATGTAAACTGAAAGACACATACTGCCAGTTCAACCAAGACTGGATGAGCAACATGATAACAGGTGGTGATGCACATCTTCATGGGCTATCTGCACAGATGGCTGATTTTATATAGAGAGCTTCCTTGCAGGATTGGAATAATACTATCTAGAAATAATAACAaccataataataattaatatgaAAGTAATTTAAAATTATGGATTGATCATGAAATCAGTTGACAATCAGATCACAGGAAAAGAATACCCATAGAAAGCCAGTCCTTTGCAACATCTTTAGTAATAACATTAAAATATACCAGCCATGGTAAAATGTAAAGACAAAACAGGAATGGCTTAAAGCTTCATCCAATGAATTCACTATCATTCTTTCATAGCCTCTGGCTATAGATACCACCTTCAGCCTGATTCACCAactaatttctatttttttttttttggttctcTTAAATGAAGATCAGTTACCTATGAGAAGCTAGCTAGAGAACCAGCTCTCAACATAAAGGGTCTGAAGCAAAAATGGGTGTCCAGAACAgcttctccctcccacacacgCACTCATCTAGGAGATGAGAAAAGCATTCATAATTCGAACCCTTGCAAACCATCTACGTCTTCCCTGTCATGAAACCTAAGGCattatcagcagcagcagcagcagcaggactttttttgagcaggaatgtacaggaatgcatttccgactggcttggtatcagagggtgtggcctaatattaaaatgagttcctgctggggggggttCCTACAAAaagacctgtgcaaaac contains:
- the LOC132568964 gene encoding cytochrome c oxidase subunit 7B2, mitochondrial-like, which translates into the protein MLLPIMRSSLGLTTCSIQHTMARQTHHKHEPDFHDKYGNIILFGGTVSCASFWIYAMTQIGIVWNLSPVG